In the Populus trichocarpa isolate Nisqually-1 chromosome 1, P.trichocarpa_v4.1, whole genome shotgun sequence genome, one interval contains:
- the LOC112325957 gene encoding cinnamoyl-CoA reductase 1 isoform X14, with the protein MPVDISSLPCQGQTVCVTGAGGFIASWIVKLLLEKGYSVKGTVRNPADPKNSHLRELEGAQERLTLCKADLLDYESLKEAIQGCDGVFHTASPLTDDPEQMVEPAVNGTKNVIMAASEAKVRRVVFTSSIGTVYMDPNRGPDVVVDESCWSDLEFCKNTKNWYCYGKTVAEQDAWDVAKKNGVDLVVVNPVLVLGPLLQPTVNASIVHILKYLTGSAKTYANSVQAYVHVLPGVSHPHQVFR; encoded by the exons atgCCTGTCGATATTTCATCACTTCCATGCCAAGGCCAAACTGTCTGTGTCACCGGGGCTGGTGGCTTCATTGCTTCATGGATTGTTAAACTTCTTCTAGAGAAAGGTTACTCTGTTAAAGGAACTGTGAGGAACCCAG CTGATCCCAAGAATTCCCATTTGAGGGAGCTTGAAGGAGCTCAAGAAAGATTAACTTTATGCAAGGCTGATCTCCTTGATTATGAGTCTCTTAAAGAGGCTATTCAAGGGTGTGATGGAGTTTTCCATACTGCTTCTCCTCTCACAGACGATCCA GAGCAAATGGTGGAGCCAGCAGTGAATGGAACCAAGAATGTGATCATGGCAGCATCTGAGGCCAAAGTCCGACGAGTGGTTTTCACGTCTTCAATTGGTACTGTGTACATGGACCCCAATAGGGGCCCTGATGTTGTCGTTGATGAATCTTGCTGGAGTGATCTTGAGTTCTGCAAGAACACCAag AATTGGTATTGCTATGGAAAGACTGTGGCGGAACAGGATGCATGGGATGTGGCTAAGAAGAATGGAGTTGACCTAGTGGTGGTGAACCCAGTGCTGGTGCTTGGACCATTGTTGCAACCCACTGTCAATGCTAGCATCGTTCACATCCTCAAGTACCTAACCGGCTCAGCCAAGACATATGCTAACTCTGTTCAAGCTTATGTGCATGTTCTTCCCGGAGTATCCCATCCCCACCAA